In the genome of Quercus robur chromosome 3, dhQueRobu3.1, whole genome shotgun sequence, one region contains:
- the LOC126717649 gene encoding DELLA protein GAIP, with protein sequence MKRELDPHQSHNLQPLPDSSVTGSSSTGKAKMCWEEEVQQQQQDGGMDELLAVLGYQVRASDMAEVAQKLELLEDLMGNAQGDGLSHLATDTVHYNPSDLSTWLQSMLTELNPLDPLVPPHPHHHHQPPPTTLDDSFLGESSNITSIDFTTTTTSTSNNNNTQNQNNPTQVFDESSSSDYDLKAIPGKALYSQPQIRPQTQTQTQIESPSSREHKRLKPSIESNSEILPGSSIFSALNLPTTESTRPVVLIDSQENGIRLVHALMACAEAVQQTNLTLAEALVKQIGFLAVSQAGAMRKVATYFAEALARRIYGLYPQNPLNQSLFDVLQTHFYETCPYLKFAHFTANQAILEAFEGKKRVHVIDFSMNQGMQWPALMQALALRPGGAPAFRLTGIGPPAPDDSDHLQEVGWKLAQLAETIHVEFEYRGFVANSLADLDASMLELRPSEVEAVAVNSVFELHKLLARPGAIEKVLSVVKQMKPEIVTVVEQEANHNGPVFLDRFTESLHYYSTMFDSLEGSVNSEDKVMSEVYLGKQICNVVACEGVDRVERHETLTQWRTRMGSAGFAPVHLGSNAFKQASMLLALFAGGEGYRVEENNGSLMLGWHTRPLIATSAWQLAHNTRAGSVVTQ encoded by the coding sequence ATGAAAAGAGAGCTTGACCCTCATCAAAGTCATAATCTCCAACCCTTGCCTGACTCGTCCGTGACTGGCAGCTCAAGTACTGGAAAAGCCAAGATGTGTTGGGAAGAGGaagtacaacaacaacaacaagatgGTGGCATGGACGAGCTTTTAGCTGTGTTGGGTTACCAAGTTCGAGCTTCAGACATGGCCGAGGTTGCCCAGAAGCTCGAATTGCTCGAGGATTTGATGGGAAATGCTCAAGGTGATGGCCTCTCTCATCTCGCTACTGACACTGTACACTACAACCCTTCTGATCTCTCCACCTGGCTCCAAAGCATGCTCACAGAGCTCAACCCACTCGATCCATTGGTCCCTCCtcacccccaccaccaccaccaaccccCACCCACTACTCTCGACGATTCCTTCTTAGGTGAATCCTCCAATATCACCTCCATCGATttcaccaccacaaccaccagcACAAGCAACAATAATAATACTCAGAATCAGAACAATCCCACCCAAGTTTTCGACGAATCCTCCTCTTCTGATTACGATCTCAAAGCTATTCCAGGTAAAGCTCTGTACAGTCAACCCCAAATTCGACCCCAAAcgcaaacccaaacccaaatcgaATCTCCGTCCTCTAGAGAACACAAGCGTTTAAAACCCTCAATCGAGTCAAACTCGGAGATTCTCCCGGGCTCTTCTATATTCTCAGCGCTAAACTTACCCACCACCGAGTCCACTCGCCCGGTAGTCCTCATTGACTCGCAAGAAAACGGAATTCGACTCGTCCACGCTCTAATGGCCTGCGCCGAAGCCGTACAGCAAACCAATCTAACCTTAGCGGAAGCCTTGGTAAAACAGATCGGGTTTTTAGCGGTTTCTCAAGCCGGCGCGATGCGAAAGGTCGCCACGTATTTCGCCGAGGCCCTAGCTCGTCGAATCTACGGGTTGTACCCTCAGAACCCATTGAACCAGTCGCTATTCGATGTTCTGCAGACTCACTTCTACGAAACCTGCCCTTACCTCAAATTCGCTCACTTCACAGCCAACCAAGCCATTCTAGAAGCGTTCGAAGGCAAGAAACGAGTCCACGTCATCGATTTTTCTATGAATCAGGGGATGCAGTGGCCGGCACTCATGCAAGCGCTAGCTCTTAGACCCGGCGGCGCACCCGCTTTTCGATTAACGGGTATCGGGCCACCCGCACCCGATGATTCGGATCATTTACAGGAAGTGGGTTGGAAGCTAGCCCAATTGGCTGAAACTATTCATGTCGAGTTTGAGTACAGAGGGTTTGTTGCCAACAGTCTCGCCGATCTCGACGCGTCGATGTTGGAACTCAGGCCGAGTGAGGTCGAGGCAGTGGCGGTTAACTCGGTGTTCGAGTTGCACAAGCTTTTGGCCCGACCCGGAGCGATCGAGAAAGTGTTGTCAGTGGTAAAGCAGATGAAGCCGGAAATCGTGACCGTAGTTGAGCAGGAAGCGAACCATAACGGGCCGGTTTTCTTGGACCGGTTTACTGAGTCGTTGCATTACTACTCGACCATGTTTGACTCGTTGGAAGGATCGGTGAACAGTGAGGATAAGGTGATGTCCGAGGTGTACTTGGGGAAACAGATATGCAACGTGGTGGCGTGTGAAGGCGTGGACCGAGTCGAGAGGCACGAAACGTTGACTCAGTGGAGAACTCGGATGGGATCGGCCGGTTTTGCACCGGTTCACCTCGGTTCGAACGCGTTCAAGCAAGCGAGTATGTTGTTGGCTTTGTTTGCAGGTGGAGAAGGGTACAGAGTAGAAGAGAATAATGGGTCTCTGATGTTGGGTTGGCATACTCGACCTCTCATAGCTACATCGGCATGGCAACTCGCCCACAACACCAGAGCTGGGTCTGTTGTGACGCAGTGA